In a single window of the Solea senegalensis isolate Sse05_10M linkage group LG1, IFAPA_SoseM_1, whole genome shotgun sequence genome:
- the mrpl15 gene encoding 39S ribosomal protein L15, mitochondrial translates to MSFPKKPGGKALDVLQNLPRISLANMRPEPGAGRTSKRRGRGQHGGNRSGRGHKGERQRGNRPRLGFEGGQTPFYLVIPKYGFNEGQSRRPQYQPLSLKRLQYLIDVGRVDTTQPVDLTQLVNGRGVTIQPLKKDYGVQLVDEGADIFAAKINIEVQRASEGAIAAIERNGGVITTTFYDPISLGILIKPVPFFLRGQPIPKRMLPGQDMVPYYTDAENRGYLADPEKIQQARLALAQKYGYILPDISKDELYHMLSMRKDVRQIFFGLAPGWVVSMSEKKILKPTDEKLLQYYSS, encoded by the exons ATGTCTTTCCCTAAAAAACCTGGAGGCAAAGCGCTGGATGTTTTGCAGAACCTGCCGCGGATAAGTTTGGCGAACATGCGGCCTGAACCAGGAGCCGGAAGAACG AGTAAAAGACGAGGCAGAGGACAACATGGTGGCAACAGAAGCGGCCGAGGACACAAAGGAGAGCGACAGAGAGGGAACCGTCCACGGCTCGGGTTTGAAGGCGGTCAGACCCCGTTTTACCTGGTTATTCCAAAATATGGCTTCAATGAAGGACAGAG CCGCCGTCCTCAGTACCAGCCTCTGTCTTTAAAACGACTGCAGTACCTGATTGATGTGGGGCGAGTGGACACGACGCAGCCTGTAGACCTGACGCAGCTGGTCAACGGCAGAGGGGTCACGATACAGCCTCTTAAGAAGGACTATGGCGTCCAGCTTGTTGATGAG GGTGCTGACATTTttgctgcaaaaataaacatcGAGGTTCAGAGAGCTTCTGAAGGAGCCATAGCTGCTATTGAGAGGAACGGTGGCGTCATCACAACCACTTTCTATGACCCTATCAGTCTTg ggattCTCATCAAGCCTGTGCCGTTTTTCTTGCGCGGTCAGCCGATCCCAAAGCGCATGTTACCAGGACAGGATATGGTCCCGTACTACACGGACGCGGAGAACCGAGGTTACTTGGCCGACCCGGAAAAGATCCAGCAGGCCCGGCTCGCCCTGGCACAGAAGTACGGTTACATTTTGCCAGACATTTCAAAGGACGAACTGTATCACATGCTGTCGATGAGGAAGGATGTTCGACAGATCTTCTTTGGCCTTGCGCCAGGCTGGGTCGTTAGCATGTCAGAGAAGAAGATACTGAAACCTACTGATGAGAAACTGCTTCAGTATTACAGTTCGTag
- the sox32 gene encoding SRY-box transcription factor 32 — MRFSHDPAHFQLCANSSTMFEADESGAAHGEQMTDMRSPSSGPSSPQSVNSDSSCTSPETKSASAQVRVRRPLNAFIIWTKEERRRLAQLNPDMENTDLSKILGKTWKAMSFAEKRPYMQEAERLRVQHTIDYPNYKYRPRRRKQLKKSSRPQSAEASLPSLCSSGLTTMPYNLHYLLQNQQQNFPNSPAFPNNFTPLYNSYQNNPVFTDATAAPATDTFSHKLYPSPPVYPAEQQLHQHQNLQCCYSAGPHMEQGESRFYGGPLSPAGPPLEFYLERVQMDMLYDLDRSEFEQYLGPSAQRPESVDPSSYHQQSSHREGRAVS; from the exons ATGCGTTTTAGCCACGACCCGGCACATTTCCAGCTCTGCGCAAACAGCTCCACCATGTTCGAGGCCGACGAGTCCGGCGCCGCGCACGGCGAGCAGATGACCGACATGCGCTCCCCGAGTTCAGGGCCTTCCAGCCCGCAGTCCGTGAACTCGGACTCCAGCTGCACCAGCCCCGAGACCAAGTCTGCCTCCGCGCAGGTGAGGGTGAGGAGGCCGCTCAACGCCTTCATCATCTGGACCAAAGAGGAGCGACGGCGACTGGCGCAGCTCAACCCAGACATGGAGAACACGGACCTCAGCAAAATACTTG GAAAGACCTGGAAGGCCATGTCCTTCGCCGAGAAGCGTCCCTACATGCAGGAGGCCGAGCGCCTGCGCGTCCAGCACACCATCGATTATCCCAACTACAAGTACAGGCCGCGCAGGAGGAAGCAGTTGAAGAAGAGCTCCAGACCTCAGAGCGCCGAGGCGTCGCTGCCTTCGCTGTGCAGCTCGGGCCTCACAACGATGCCCTACAACCTCCACTACCTGCTCCAGAACCAGCAGCAGAACTTCCCAAACTCGCCCGCCTTCCCGAATAACTTCACCCCTCTGTACAACAGCTACCAGAACAACCCAGTTTTCACAGACGCAACAGCAGCACCGGCGACCGACACCTTCTCACATAAGCTGTACCCGAGTCCACCTGTGTAtcctgcagagcagcagctgcaccaaCACCAGAACCTGCAATGCTGTTACTCTGCAGGGCCTCACATGGAGCAAGGGGAGTCCAGGTTCTACGGGGGCCCACTGAGTCCCGCTGGGCCCCCGCTGGAGTTTTACCTGGAGCGGGTTCAGATGGACATGTTGTACGATCTGGACCGCAGCGAGTTTGAACAGTACCTCGGTCCTTCAGCACAGAGGCCCGAGTCCGTGGATCCCAGCAGTTACCATCAGCAGAGCAGCCACAGAGAGGGACGAGCAGTGTCCTGA